GCGAACGGCTTCGATGGCGGCAAGACGTTCATCTTCGACCTGAAGACGCCGGCGGCGCCGAGCCTGTTCCGTACGTTCGGCGATGTGCAGGGGATGATGCATCCGCACAGCTTCCTTCGTCTGGCGAATGGGAACGTGCTGGCCACCTTCCAGATGCGCCACGCGAATGGCAAGACGCTCCCGGGTGGACTCGCCGAATTGACGAATACGGGCGCCGTGGTGCGTACGGCGAACGCCAATGGACCGGGCGTCGATCCGCGCGTGCGCCCGTACTCGGCGGCGATCATGCCCACGATCGATCGGGTGTTCACGACCACGACCGACATGGATGGGAAGGACGAGATCAACGACGTGCAGCTGTGGAAGCTGTCGGATCTCACCCTGCTCAAGACGTTCAAGCTGCCGAACGGTCCGCGGGGCAACGAAGGGGCGCTCACGGCGGAGCCGCGTCTGTTGCCCGATGGCAAGTCGCTGCTGGTGAGCACGTTCAACTGCGGGCTCTATCATGTGAGCGGGCTCGATACGCCCAACCCGACGGCCAAGCTGGTGGCGAGCTTTCCGCAGAAGCCCAAGACGTACTGTGCGATCCCGAGTATCGTGGGGCACTACTACGTGGTGACGGTCCCGGCGTACAGCGCGGTGG
This DNA window, taken from Gemmatimonadaceae bacterium, encodes the following:
- a CDS encoding selenium-binding family protein codes for the protein MLRRTLLSSALAACAIAPVALRAQAKPAAPSRYLYLWTASADTTLPDFLAVVDVAPQSPTYGKLVTTVPVPGRANWPHHTEHELAADGRLFANGFDGGKTFIFDLKTPAAPSLFRTFGDVQGMMHPHSFLRLANGNVLATFQMRHANGKTLPGGLAELTNTGAVVRTANANGPGVDPRVRPYSAAIMPTIDRVFTTTTDMDGKDEINDVQLWKLSDLTLLKTFKLPNGPRGNEGALTAEPRLLPDGKSLLVSTFNCGLYHVSGLDTPNPTAKLVASFPQKPKTYCAIPSIVGHYYVVTVPAYSAVVSLDIRDPLHPKEVSRVAFGKDDVPHWLSVEPNHQRIVVTGYAGMQHRVMMLTFNEQTGQLALDTRFREPASGTPGFFMDNKTWPHGGSAKGIPHGAVFSR